A region from the Oscillospiraceae bacterium genome encodes:
- a CDS encoding sporulation transcriptional regulator SpoIIID — MKGNIEERACRVAAYIIENRATVRAAAQKFGISKSSVHKDLSERLQQYNRTLYLHVRDVMEANKAERHLRGGLATRRKWQHAKERL, encoded by the coding sequence GTGAAAGGGAACATCGAGGAGCGCGCCTGCCGCGTGGCGGCATACATCATAGAAAACAGAGCGACGGTGAGAGCCGCCGCCCAAAAATTCGGCATCTCCAAAAGCAGCGTGCACAAGGATCTGTCCGAGCGCCTGCAGCAGTACAACCGCACACTTTATCTCCATGTGCGGGACGTGATGGAAGCCAACAAGGCGGAGCGCCATCTCCGCGGCGGCCTGGCCACCCGCCGGAAATGGCAGCATGCCAAGGAACGTCTCTGA
- the trmB gene encoding tRNA (guanosine(46)-N7)-methyltransferase TrmB encodes MRKKKNLKLRWAAVSADRLAEDPAQYRGCWLSLYPPAQALFVELGCGKGRFLCAWAARRPDLLFVGLERTPEALLMAMEKATARGLANVRFICGDAATVCDLFAPGEIDRLFVNFCDPWPSNKRAKRRLTHRNFLRLYRVVLRPEGEMHFKTDNRPLFDFSVSELEAVGARLLLRSVDWHADPAYPGEDVMTEYEEKFSSQGVPICRYAARLGTAAEDTPPV; translated from the coding sequence ATGCGGAAGAAGAAAAATCTGAAGCTGCGCTGGGCGGCGGTGTCGGCGGACCGACTGGCGGAGGACCCGGCCCAGTACCGGGGGTGCTGGCTGTCGCTCTATCCGCCGGCGCAGGCGTTGTTTGTGGAGCTCGGCTGCGGCAAGGGGCGTTTTTTGTGTGCGTGGGCTGCCAGGCGACCGGACCTTCTGTTCGTCGGGCTGGAACGGACGCCGGAGGCGCTGCTGATGGCCATGGAGAAGGCCACAGCGCGCGGGCTTGCCAATGTGCGGTTTATCTGCGGGGACGCCGCCACGGTCTGCGACCTCTTTGCGCCCGGTGAGATCGACAGGCTCTTCGTCAATTTCTGCGATCCGTGGCCCTCCAACAAGCGGGCCAAACGGCGGCTCACCCACCGGAATTTTCTCCGGCTCTACCGCGTTGTCCTGCGGCCGGAGGGTGAGATGCACTTTAAGACGGACAACCGTCCGCTCTTTGACTTTTCTGTTTCGGAGCTTGAGGCTGTGGGCGCGCGGCTGCTGCTGCGCAGTGTCGACTGGCACGCCGACCCCGCCTATCCGGGTGAGGACGTCATGACCGAGTACGAGGAAAAGTTTTCTTCGCAGGGGGTGCCCATTTGCCGGTATGCGGCCCGGTTGGGCACGGCCGCTGAGGACACGCCGCCCGTCTGA
- a CDS encoding leucine-rich repeat protein has protein sequence MKRFGLTKVLSVLLIATLMSVWLPVDAVGANGETNGFYWEENADGTVTVTGAVNPTGDIVIPAALNGSVVTSIGKGAFSGCTGLLSVTIPDSLVTIGDGAFSDCGALTEINLPNGLKSIGEYAFTSCTELTEIAFPDSIEVIAYWAFGNSGLKNIVIPGSIRNWAAWEGISAFLGTFNLESAVLEEGVPYIPPSLFQGCGKLHDVQIPSSVTGIGQYAFWQCWDLRELTIPETVTWISPSAFESNYGVILSDFTLRVFPGSYAEEYAIGRGLPYIYASPTTRIMLAVNDERGTALADGFNINWYERGHPAVIATGSSVYLNLTEKEYDYEVILAEGLGCAYVQPGRVPLDLSGDDTVAVTLQRIPTVTLTGRVTDITGDPISGAAVRVTQYPNGQFTIMQTVYSGNDGFFTASILNTETSVSISANGYIDKILNRVIADDAPNTVDLGAVALQQLKNKKITIFMTEHGAAPLGETGQEYGIYSFDGLAFSLFNVTQNRANELAAIQYPYIVLDGEMNPGDEIEISVIDSNGLMSALPVRISLDDELNGTADISFVDNGHFTAMARDGLAMVFGATGIYVTSVFCSSMTQSEPLVEGDYSVVFMDKTPLLMKVLHIEKLAELGLEPEVDYTSVTVSIANGVITDLGDIIIPILDREKLFYTKTAQFSAAKQAVSMSAFASYRLSYELDEKHMVSGETLTVEFPAGLDLIADSVTLDGRAAPYTYVNRVLTVVPGRPNAVLWFCATPSLPGKSFLTAYLSFRNEDGPVIQPLGQSTVTVNELEINVPRSSPHTQVNVSGTAHANANITIYDSGAVVGQAVSNSIGEWHASVELYKPYAFSYHKIYAISKNLAGVTVKTEGKTLVHNAADRSRPKVTMYNYNHVNNGYTIIDYDNPTGKRPIYFYWPGYDTFTFVAQFEDPDTVNGDVSIWATGFDSVKRNVPLTYDANKKVWIGTADFDINSSPQSVGVTYAGAPAEVLYDRQQFDDMKIDIENALAGLEIDSDELRADLAAAGIDMSIIKETLVEQNNGLLGDYITRMDYNDGTENAALYYQLSVSAFSGTVSNLPGEGYDCVSGTDDSEMYVKNLETDSEILTYIVDTVKRTLTVSGVTVYNPVMPIAARRMSDIPIGSTIKTIIENLLTVVPRFGPIFSAISTVGSAIDVVEFQKQRNDVKTMIENDCCISDIVRTDCLQQLFGLWWKGTLIGGESIIIGGESTVIGAICVIGAVPVTASVIVISSLLVVSGIALGLAQSSLLSKLNAIKARAIWDGLGLNGICCTSACCGPDDPDDEQETDRGLDPSGYVYEAVPSNRLEGVTATVYYKPMNAAPSDTGELWDAGDYWQENPLTTNAEGQYAWDVPWGLWQVRFAKDGYELEESGWLPVPPPQLDVNIGMVSHAAPTVANAKGYEDYIEIAFDKYMNIDTLTAEDIALTGYGGDFTVNFPDAEQDPLNPHKIFVRIVRVIPSGGKFTMGGIIGLTVGTTAQSYAGVRLENTYQANVTIVPEPKGINTLEAISLNYGQTRSVDVSIFPTQAGANKKIIAVSTSPFIATVSRSAVTDENGVAAFSVSGELSGVAEIIFKVEDTQLTKTMTLSVGLPGETVAESYTVTFDPNGGVRTGGGALTQMVLVGGAAVAPIVSRNGYTFNGWDTSFDSVTDDIAVTARWAYDGGDRSPNPSTGKTVPNPKPSLAGDWENPYVDVVDTDWFYEAVQFISKRGLMIGTAAEKFSPGVTMSRAMLVTALYRLEDEPEVSGDISFADVKTDGWYSRAILWANQNKIVLGYSNGKFGLDDPITREQAVTIFYRYAEFKGLDISVSADLSKYTDMNNISDWALGAMKWAVAIGLIEGRADTTTVPQGTSTRAELAMIFKGYIEDFLGEGGEEDE, from the coding sequence GTGAAAAGGTTTGGACTTACAAAAGTTCTCAGTGTTCTTCTGATAGCCACGCTGATGTCGGTGTGGCTGCCGGTAGATGCGGTTGGTGCGAACGGAGAGACGAACGGTTTTTACTGGGAAGAAAATGCCGACGGTACTGTGACCGTCACCGGCGCGGTAAATCCGACAGGGGATATCGTCATCCCTGCTGCATTGAACGGCAGCGTCGTCACCTCAATCGGTAAAGGTGCATTTTCCGGTTGCACCGGACTCTTGAGTGTGACTATACCAGACAGTTTGGTAACCATCGGAGACGGAGCTTTTAGCGATTGCGGCGCGCTGACCGAGATCAACTTGCCGAACGGCCTAAAATCGATCGGGGAATACGCTTTTACCAGCTGTACGGAACTTACTGAAATTGCCTTCCCGGACAGTATAGAAGTAATAGCGTATTGGGCCTTCGGAAACAGCGGACTTAAAAACATTGTCATCCCCGGCAGTATTCGCAACTGGGCTGCATGGGAGGGTATCAGCGCGTTTCTCGGGACATTCAATCTGGAAAGTGCCGTTCTGGAAGAAGGTGTCCCTTACATACCGCCCAGCCTCTTTCAAGGTTGCGGGAAACTTCACGATGTACAAATTCCCTCTTCGGTGACCGGTATCGGACAGTATGCTTTTTGGCAGTGCTGGGATTTGCGAGAACTAACTATTCCGGAAACGGTGACTTGGATATCTCCGTCAGCTTTTGAGTCGAATTACGGTGTAATCCTGTCTGATTTTACCTTGCGTGTTTTCCCGGGATCCTACGCTGAGGAATATGCAATAGGACGGGGGTTGCCCTATATATATGCTTCCCCCACGACGAGGATAATGCTGGCTGTAAATGATGAAAGGGGCACTGCGCTTGCCGATGGGTTCAACATCAACTGGTATGAACGAGGACACCCTGCCGTCATTGCAACTGGGAGTTCTGTTTATCTCAATTTGACAGAAAAAGAGTATGATTATGAGGTGATCCTCGCGGAAGGGCTGGGCTGTGCTTATGTGCAACCGGGTCGCGTTCCGCTGGATTTGAGTGGCGACGACACAGTGGCGGTGACACTCCAAAGAATCCCGACCGTGACACTGACCGGACGGGTGACCGATATAACGGGCGATCCCATCTCCGGTGCGGCAGTGCGCGTGACGCAATACCCCAACGGTCAATTTACCATTATGCAAACCGTCTACAGTGGAAACGACGGTTTTTTTACCGCCAGTATTCTCAATACAGAGACAAGCGTTAGCATTTCGGCAAACGGCTATATCGACAAAATACTGAATCGAGTGATCGCGGATGACGCGCCGAACACTGTGGATTTGGGCGCGGTGGCTTTGCAGCAATTGAAGAACAAAAAAATCACTATTTTCATGACCGAGCATGGCGCGGCTCCTCTCGGAGAGACTGGCCAGGAATATGGAATCTATTCCTTTGACGGATTGGCCTTCTCCCTGTTCAATGTCACGCAAAACAGAGCCAATGAACTGGCTGCGATACAATACCCGTATATCGTACTCGACGGAGAAATGAATCCGGGAGACGAAATTGAAATCTCGGTCATCGACAGCAATGGCCTGATGAGCGCTTTGCCGGTGCGCATTTCACTTGACGATGAATTGAATGGAACCGCTGACATCAGTTTTGTCGACAACGGACACTTCACAGCTATGGCCAGAGACGGCTTGGCGATGGTATTTGGCGCTACAGGTATATATGTAACAAGTGTTTTCTGTTCCAGTATGACACAAAGTGAACCACTGGTCGAAGGTGATTATTCAGTCGTGTTCATGGACAAAACGCCGTTGCTTATGAAGGTTTTGCATATCGAAAAATTGGCGGAGTTGGGATTGGAGCCCGAGGTGGATTATACTTCGGTCACGGTCAGCATTGCAAATGGCGTAATCACCGATTTGGGTGATATTATCATACCGATTCTGGATCGAGAAAAGCTGTTCTATACCAAAACCGCCCAATTCTCGGCTGCCAAACAGGCGGTCAGTATGAGCGCGTTCGCTTCGTATCGTCTGTCCTATGAATTGGATGAAAAGCACATGGTCTCCGGCGAGACATTGACGGTGGAATTCCCGGCTGGATTGGATTTGATTGCCGACAGTGTAACTCTGGACGGGCGTGCCGCACCCTATACATACGTGAATCGGGTACTCACTGTGGTCCCGGGACGACCGAACGCCGTTCTATGGTTTTGCGCGACGCCATCCCTGCCTGGCAAATCGTTTCTTACAGCCTATCTGTCCTTCCGAAACGAGGATGGTCCCGTGATACAGCCGTTGGGGCAGTCGACTGTTACGGTCAATGAATTGGAAATAAATGTTCCACGATCATCCCCGCACACGCAAGTGAATGTCAGTGGCACCGCACACGCAAACGCGAATATAACCATTTACGACAGCGGCGCAGTGGTTGGGCAAGCGGTTTCCAACAGTATCGGGGAATGGCACGCGTCCGTGGAACTGTATAAGCCTTATGCCTTTTCGTATCATAAGATATATGCAATTTCGAAGAATCTGGCAGGCGTAACAGTAAAAACGGAGGGAAAAACGCTGGTACACAATGCCGCAGATCGGTCTCGCCCAAAGGTGACTATGTACAACTATAACCATGTGAATAACGGTTATACGATCATCGATTATGACAACCCTACAGGTAAAAGACCCATATACTTTTATTGGCCTGGTTACGATACGTTTACTTTTGTCGCGCAGTTCGAGGACCCGGACACGGTGAACGGTGATGTTTCGATCTGGGCCACAGGATTTGACAGTGTGAAAAGAAATGTTCCGCTGACATATGACGCTAATAAAAAAGTGTGGATCGGGACGGCAGATTTTGATATTAACAGTTCCCCCCAAAGTGTTGGTGTGACCTATGCAGGTGCCCCTGCGGAGGTTTTGTATGACCGGCAGCAGTTTGATGACATGAAGATCGACATTGAAAACGCTTTGGCTGGCTTGGAAATAGATAGTGATGAGCTTAGAGCGGATCTCGCAGCCGCCGGGATCGACATGAGCATCATAAAGGAAACGCTTGTCGAACAGAATAATGGCCTGTTAGGAGATTATATAACACGGATGGATTACAATGACGGTACCGAAAACGCCGCGTTGTATTATCAGCTGTCGGTTTCGGCGTTCAGTGGAACTGTCAGCAACCTGCCGGGCGAAGGCTACGATTGTGTTTCCGGCACGGACGATAGTGAAATGTATGTGAAAAATCTGGAGACAGACTCAGAAATCCTGACATACATAGTAGACACCGTAAAAAGGACATTGACGGTTTCAGGAGTAACGGTTTATAACCCGGTTATGCCCATAGCTGCTCGCAGAATGTCAGATATACCAATCGGGTCGACTATTAAGACTATAATTGAGAATCTATTGACGGTAGTCCCTAGATTCGGCCCGATTTTTTCGGCAATATCAACCGTTGGTTCAGCTATAGATGTGGTTGAATTTCAAAAACAACGAAATGATGTAAAAACGATGATAGAGAACGATTGCTGTATTTCCGATATTGTGCGTACCGATTGTCTGCAGCAGCTGTTCGGGTTGTGGTGGAAGGGAACTCTTATTGGCGGAGAGAGTATTATAATTGGCGGAGAGAGTACTGTGATCGGAGCGATATGTGTTATAGGGGCAGTCCCGGTAACGGCGTCCGTCATTGTTATTAGTTCGCTTCTTGTTGTGAGCGGTATCGCACTCGGTTTAGCTCAATCCAGCCTTTTGTCCAAACTCAATGCAATCAAAGCCAGAGCAATATGGGATGGATTGGGTCTCAATGGTATATGCTGTACCTCAGCTTGCTGCGGCCCGGACGATCCGGACGACGAGCAGGAAACGGACAGAGGACTGGATCCTTCCGGCTATGTCTACGAAGCCGTTCCCTCCAATCGTCTGGAAGGTGTCACTGCCACGGTGTATTACAAGCCTATGAACGCCGCCCCCTCTGACACAGGCGAGTTGTGGGATGCCGGAGATTACTGGCAGGAGAATCCATTGACCACCAACGCCGAAGGTCAGTACGCCTGGGATGTTCCGTGGGGTTTATGGCAGGTCAGATTTGCGAAGGATGGCTACGAACTGGAAGAGAGTGGTTGGCTTCCCGTTCCGCCGCCGCAGTTGGATGTCAACATCGGCATGGTGTCCCACGCCGCACCTACTGTAGCCAATGCCAAGGGCTACGAGGATTACATAGAAATCGCCTTTGACAAATACATGAACATCGATACCTTGACGGCGGAGGACATCGCGCTCACGGGTTATGGCGGCGATTTTACCGTGAATTTTCCAGACGCGGAGCAAGACCCGCTCAACCCCCATAAGATCTTTGTCCGAATTGTTCGGGTTATCCCGTCTGGCGGTAAATTCACGATGGGCGGCATCATTGGTCTGACTGTAGGCACAACTGCGCAGAGTTATGCTGGCGTCAGGTTGGAGAATACCTATCAGGCCAATGTTACCATTGTGCCGGAACCGAAAGGCATCAATACGTTGGAAGCAATAAGTCTCAATTATGGTCAGACAAGAAGTGTCGACGTCTCGATTTTCCCAACACAGGCGGGTGCCAACAAAAAGATCATCGCTGTATCAACATCGCCATTCATCGCGACAGTGAGCAGGTCGGCAGTCACAGATGAGAACGGTGTCGCTGCTTTCAGTGTGAGCGGCGAACTGTCCGGCGTGGCGGAGATCATCTTCAAGGTGGAAGACACACAATTGACAAAAACTATGACATTGTCTGTTGGCTTGCCCGGAGAGACTGTGGCGGAAAGTTACACTGTGACCTTTGATCCAAACGGTGGCGTACGCACAGGCGGCGGCGCGTTGACGCAAATGGTTCTCGTCGGTGGCGCGGCGGTTGCGCCTATTGTATCTCGCAACGGATACACCTTCAATGGCTGGGATACATCTTTTGACAGTGTGACCGACGACATAGCAGTGACGGCACGATGGGCATATGACGGCGGCGACAGATCGCCCAATCCGTCAACAGGCAAGACCGTCCCGAACCCCAAACCGTCACTGGCAGGAGATTGGGAAAATCCATATGTCGATGTGGTTGATACCGATTGGTTCTATGAGGCTGTGCAGTTTATCTCCAAACGCGGCCTGATGATCGGTACAGCGGCAGAAAAATTCTCCCCCGGCGTCACCATGTCTCGCGCCATGCTGGTGACGGCACTGTATAGGCTTGAAGATGAGCCGGAAGTGAGTGGTGATATATCTTTTGCGGATGTAAAAACGGATGGGTGGTATTCCAGGGCCATCCTGTGGGCCAATCAAAATAAAATTGTCCTTGGATACTCTAATGGAAAATTTGGTTTGGATGATCCCATCACCCGAGAACAAGCTGTGACCATTTTTTACCGCTACGCCGAATTCAAAGGACTGGACATCAGTGTGTCGGCTGATCTGTCAAAGTACACCGATATGAACAATATTTCAGATTGGGCATTGGGTGCCATGAAATGGGCCGTTGCTATAGGGCTTATAGAGGGCCGCGCGGACACAACCACCGTACCGCAGGGAACTTCTACCCGTGCCGAGCTTGCCATGATCTTCAAGGGATATATCGAGGATTTTTTGGGGGAGGGTGGCGAAGAAGACGAATAG
- a CDS encoding SipW-dependent-type signal peptide-containing protein, producing the protein MKKKENTKNSLLLSGLALLLSLSLFAGITFAWFTATVTSKGNVIKAGDLSIRVLGYDAEGQPIGGTDGATNDFAISALPLIEEAEFEPGLWNTKYVKIQNTGSLDLQFSLAVSFTVENGPSLQDILQYQLELTPAEVELPAASLLVPEVDDELWKSFEDLETDYLETGYQELPVGDTLIYRFDYKMCPFTGNTYQSMAIKADLTVAAVQALADDDSIVFIRSEENLREAIADGAAGQTFIFLNDITLSDNLLINKPFNFDLNKHMIYAGAYEIKVDIDESCAMEIANGAVRAKSLAQLAFDAPNAVINLPSNLSFCLSDTTAGSLGISGTTVVHNNAQIAVNVPEKNIVGSAEELTELINSEDTSLRSQNVYLTDDITVSEALVPTRAGGIAGIYGNGVTLTSTSEDAAKAVIEVTTNVTKQFVIAGVNIVNPKGPGILYAPHRYAGNEPYSLIISNVSIVSPNPLYFGGTDTLFNATIRDSTFTGYTLMRVSSRHATYNIQNCDFIGTSGTPYAVGNDTKLSFAWLLLDGDWRNGLNADDNKLHFEGCRFKAADEKQIAVSTVRHSEENIVRFDGCTIENTVPERFWYSNSSDNNQVSVNGTAQSVTITSLG; encoded by the coding sequence ATGAAGAAGAAAGAAAATACCAAAAATTCCCTTTTGCTGAGCGGGCTGGCGCTGCTGCTGAGTCTCTCCCTCTTCGCAGGCATCACGTTCGCGTGGTTCACCGCGACGGTCACTTCCAAGGGCAATGTCATCAAGGCGGGCGACCTCAGCATCCGGGTATTGGGGTACGACGCCGAGGGACAACCCATCGGAGGGACGGACGGTGCCACAAACGACTTCGCCATCTCCGCGCTGCCGCTCATTGAGGAGGCCGAGTTTGAACCGGGCCTCTGGAACACCAAGTACGTCAAGATCCAAAACACCGGTTCTTTGGACCTCCAGTTCAGCCTCGCGGTGTCTTTCACCGTGGAGAATGGTCCGTCGCTACAGGATATCCTGCAGTATCAACTGGAACTGACACCGGCCGAAGTGGAACTGCCGGCTGCGTCGCTGCTGGTGCCCGAAGTGGATGATGAATTATGGAAGTCGTTTGAGGATCTGGAGACGGACTATCTGGAGACGGGCTATCAGGAACTCCCGGTCGGAGACACGCTCATCTACCGCTTCGACTATAAGATGTGCCCATTTACCGGCAACACGTATCAGTCCATGGCGATCAAGGCCGATCTCACGGTGGCCGCCGTCCAGGCCCTGGCCGACGACGATTCGATCGTCTTCATCCGAAGCGAAGAGAATCTGAGAGAGGCGATCGCCGACGGTGCGGCCGGCCAGACGTTCATCTTCCTGAACGACATCACACTGAGCGACAACTTGCTCATCAACAAGCCGTTCAACTTTGACCTGAACAAGCACATGATTTACGCGGGCGCCTATGAGATCAAGGTGGACATCGACGAGAGCTGCGCTATGGAAATCGCAAACGGCGCGGTCCGTGCCAAGTCGTTGGCTCAGCTTGCCTTTGACGCGCCGAACGCCGTCATCAACCTGCCGTCCAACCTGTCATTCTGTCTGTCAGACACGACGGCGGGGAGCTTGGGGATCAGCGGAACCACCGTCGTCCACAACAACGCGCAGATCGCGGTGAATGTGCCCGAGAAGAACATCGTCGGGTCGGCGGAAGAATTGACGGAGCTCATCAACTCAGAGGACACATCTTTGCGCTCTCAGAACGTATATCTTACGGACGATATTACAGTTTCAGAAGCACTTGTCCCAACCCGTGCGGGCGGCATTGCTGGTATCTATGGAAACGGTGTGACCTTGACGTCAACCAGTGAAGACGCTGCCAAAGCCGTGATAGAAGTCACTACAAACGTGACCAAACAATTCGTCATCGCCGGCGTGAACATTGTAAATCCGAAGGGGCCCGGTATTTTGTACGCGCCACACCGTTATGCGGGCAATGAGCCATACAGCCTGATCATCTCTAATGTCAGCATTGTCTCGCCGAATCCGTTGTACTTTGGTGGTACAGACACTCTTTTCAACGCCACCATTCGCGATTCCACCTTCACAGGCTATACGCTCATGCGAGTGTCATCGAGACATGCCACATATAACATCCAAAACTGTGACTTCATTGGGACCAGCGGTACGCCTTATGCGGTGGGCAACGATACGAAGCTCTCATTTGCATGGCTCCTTCTGGACGGTGACTGGCGTAACGGTCTCAACGCCGATGACAACAAACTGCACTTCGAAGGCTGCCGTTTCAAAGCGGCCGACGAGAAGCAGATCGCCGTATCTACGGTGAGACACTCCGAAGAAAATATCGTTCGTTTTGACGGCTGCACGATCGAGAACACGGTGCCTGAGCGATTCTGGTATTCCAACAGCAGCGACAACAATCAGGTATCTGTGAACGGTACGGCGCAGAGTGTCACCATCACATCGCTCGGCTGA
- a CDS encoding signal peptidase I, translated as MKKVLSTVRRVFVLLLTVFSCTMLVLAALSAVGLNRETGVFGFQFYAVLSDSMTGVFDAGDIVVSQTVNPETLRAGDIITFRSVDPQFYGLVVTHKISALTATDTGALAFDTYGIASESPDEIPAPAANVLGAYRFRIPKAGHLVDYFHTPAGYATLVLLPFLLMILLMGAHFLGLLRAYRAERREAYDAQERVLEIEREKAAQAQEELARVRAKMQELGLPLEAEAEANWLPPCGDSHETPPNAPATGAQPVAQT; from the coding sequence ATGAAAAAAGTGTTGTCCACGGTGCGCAGGGTGTTTGTGCTCCTGCTGACGGTGTTTTCCTGCACCATGCTGGTGTTGGCCGCGTTGTCGGCCGTTGGGCTGAATCGAGAGACGGGGGTGTTCGGGTTTCAGTTTTACGCCGTGCTCTCCGACTCGATGACAGGCGTCTTCGACGCCGGCGACATCGTCGTCTCTCAGACGGTGAACCCCGAGACGCTGCGCGCGGGCGATATCATCACGTTCCGGTCCGTCGACCCGCAGTTTTACGGCCTGGTGGTGACGCACAAGATCTCGGCACTCACGGCCACCGACACGGGCGCGCTCGCCTTTGACACCTACGGCATCGCGAGCGAGTCACCCGACGAGATACCGGCGCCCGCCGCCAATGTGCTCGGCGCCTACCGGTTTCGGATCCCCAAGGCCGGGCATCTCGTCGATTACTTCCACACCCCCGCGGGGTACGCCACGCTCGTACTGCTGCCGTTTTTGCTGATGATCCTCCTGATGGGCGCGCACTTCCTCGGCCTGCTGCGCGCCTACCGGGCGGAGCGCCGCGAGGCGTACGACGCACAGGAGCGGGTACTGGAAATCGAGCGGGAGAAGGCCGCCCAGGCACAGGAAGAATTGGCCCGTGTCCGGGCAAAGATGCAGGAGCTCGGTCTCCCTCTCGAAGCGGAAGCAGAGGCAAACTGGCTTCCGCCGTGCGGCGACTCCCATGAGACGCCGCCGAACGCGCCGGCGACAGGCGCGCAGCCTGTGGCCCAAACGTAG
- a CDS encoding stage II sporulation protein M, whose translation MKQTLLKWARPEARSWPALIVLSALFLCGAVAGCLVTFRADESSAEAMRGFLRGLLLEAEGPAGALLGRALYNALKYHVAVFLLGFTMLGVGLIPLVTAVRGFFLSFAVAAFVRAFGSGGLWLAAGAFGAQALLTLPCLFLVSLRGIAASAALLTAAAGPTRRPPAPGHFGAACFLPFALCSVVLCLSALFETFLTPLLLRFIVSCLPPL comes from the coding sequence ATGAAACAAACGCTCCTGAAATGGGCGCGGCCCGAGGCACGCAGCTGGCCCGCACTGATTGTCCTGTCGGCCTTGTTTTTGTGCGGCGCCGTGGCCGGCTGCCTGGTTACCTTTCGGGCGGACGAGTCATCGGCGGAGGCGATGCGCGGTTTTTTGCGTGGCCTGCTGCTCGAAGCGGAGGGACCCGCGGGCGCGCTGTTGGGGCGGGCGCTGTACAATGCGCTCAAGTACCACGTCGCCGTCTTTCTGCTGGGCTTTACGATGCTGGGTGTGGGGCTCATCCCCCTGGTGACGGCGGTGCGGGGGTTTTTTCTTTCTTTTGCCGTGGCGGCCTTTGTGCGGGCCTTCGGCTCGGGCGGGCTGTGGCTGGCCGCGGGTGCTTTCGGCGCACAGGCGCTGCTGACGCTGCCGTGTCTATTCCTTGTCTCCCTGCGGGGCATTGCGGCTTCGGCCGCACTGCTCACCGCCGCCGCGGGTCCGACCCGCCGGCCGCCGGCGCCCGGTCATTTCGGCGCCGCCTGCTTTCTCCCGTTCGCGCTGTGTTCGGTGGTGCTGTGCTTGTCGGCGCTCTTCGAGACGTTTCTCACGCCGCTGCTGCTCCGGTTCATCGTCAGCTGCCTTCCGCCCCTATGA
- a CDS encoding tyrosine recombinase XerD: MRDLIQRYETYLRDERKVAQNTLSSYVRDVMQFERYTAENLHLPLPQVTRPVVLAYIEWMTVQGRSVSTVKRSAASLGSFYGFLSLRGVVQENPAKNVSPAQPNRRLPQVLTDKEVELLLMQPRTNDLKGYRDKAMLELLYATGIRVSELVALNLSDINLSAGFIKCVNGQRERIIPLYPAAIRALSDYTLLARGKMINRLSEQALFVNVSGERMSRQGFWKIIKQYQEKAHITKQITPHTLRHSFATHLLENGADLHSIQEMLGHADISSTQVYAYLIKHRLKDVYNRAHPRA, encoded by the coding sequence ATGAGAGATCTGATTCAACGATATGAAACTTATCTTCGTGACGAACGCAAAGTGGCGCAAAATACGCTGTCTTCCTACGTACGGGACGTCATGCAGTTTGAGAGATATACGGCAGAAAATCTGCATCTGCCGCTTCCTCAGGTGACGCGGCCCGTGGTGCTTGCCTACATAGAGTGGATGACGGTCCAGGGGCGGTCGGTGTCCACAGTCAAGCGCAGTGCCGCGTCGCTGGGCAGCTTTTACGGTTTTTTGTCTCTGCGCGGGGTGGTCCAGGAGAACCCGGCCAAGAACGTCTCCCCCGCCCAGCCGAACCGCCGGCTCCCGCAGGTGCTGACGGACAAGGAGGTCGAGTTGCTGCTCATGCAGCCGCGCACGAACGACCTGAAGGGCTACCGAGACAAAGCCATGTTGGAACTTCTGTATGCGACGGGTATCCGCGTCAGCGAGCTGGTCGCGCTCAACCTGAGCGACATCAACCTGAGCGCCGGATTCATCAAGTGCGTAAATGGGCAGCGCGAGCGCATCATCCCGCTCTATCCGGCGGCGATCCGGGCGCTCTCCGACTACACGTTGCTGGCCCGCGGCAAGATGATCAACCGGCTCTCGGAGCAGGCGCTCTTTGTCAATGTCAGCGGGGAGCGCATGTCCCGCCAGGGGTTTTGGAAGATCATCAAGCAGTACCAGGAGAAGGCCCACATCACAAAGCAGATCACGCCGCACACGCTGCGGCATTCCTTTGCCACGCACCTGCTGGAAAACGGCGCCGACCTGCACTCGATCCAGGAGATGCTGGGGCACGCCGACATCTCCTCCACGCAGGTGTACGCCTACTTGATCAAACACCGCCTCAAGGACGTCTACAACCGCGCCCACCCAAGAGCGTGA